One stretch of Arachis duranensis cultivar V14167 chromosome 1, aradu.V14167.gnm2.J7QH, whole genome shotgun sequence DNA includes these proteins:
- the LOC107492790 gene encoding alpha-mannosidase I MNS5 (The sequence of the model RefSeq protein was modified relative to this genomic sequence to represent the inferred CDS: added 78 bases not found in genome assembly), translating into MFHRDHSPCLFLLLFLLSTFCISSISHSQQSTWASKKMRMREKVRTMFYHAYDNYMTYAFPHDELKPLSKTYTDSLSELGNLKLEHLPQDYNGSALTLIESLSSLVIMGNNTEFEKAVLWLSENLKFDVDARINLFECNIRVLGGLVSAHLLASDSSKKLFQGTYNNQLLFLAEDLGKRFLPAFDTPTGLPYAWINLKYGVMENETTETSTSGCGSLILEMGALSKVTGDPRYESAALRALRKLWSMQSSLRLFGTTLDVETGEWIEFSSGIGAGVDSFYEYLLKAHILFGKEDFWRMFNSAYVAVQKYFRHGPWYHEADMRTGKATYWQLTSLQAFWPGLQVLIGDITAANSSHREFFHVWKRFGVLPERYLLDHRMIHPTEKYYPLRPELAESTFYLYQATKDPWYIEVGETIVNSLNLYTKVEGGFASVKDVTTMQLEDHQHSFFLAETCKYLYLLFDDSFVHETNYVFTTEGHPLPVLNAWHEKLPETYIPTNWTFMKRQPAASRISSMSLQVCPAITLKSGQHIESACHIPDARSDYRCLTDEDCGVDSTTCTRRSCSMAGYCGLWIF; encoded by the exons CACTCACAACAATCCACTTGGGCTTCCAAGAAAATGCGCATGAGAGAGAAAGTTCGCACCAT GTTTTACCATGCCTATGACAACTATATGACTTATGCATTTCCG CATGATGAGCTAAAGCCACTCTCCAAAACGTACACTGACTCCTTAAGTGAGCTAGGAAATTTGAAG CTTGAACATTTACCTCAAGACTACAATGGATCTGCCCTTACACTTATCGAATCGCTGTCAAG CCTTGTTATTATGGGAAACAATACTGAATTTGAGAAGGCAGTGCTCTGGCTTTCCGAAAATCTAAAATTTGACGTTGACGCACGCATAAATCTTTTTGAG TGCAACATAAGAGTTCTAGGAGGACTTGTCTCTGCTCATTTACTTGCATCTGATTCTTCAAAGAAGTTGTTTCAAGGGACTTACAATAATCAGCTCCTATTTCTGGCTGAAGATTTAGGGAAACGCTTTCTACCGGCATTCGATACGCCCACTGGATTGCCATATGCGTGGATTAACTTAAAG TATGGAGTAATGGAGAATGAGACTACAGAAACAAGCACTTCAGGATGTG GTTCACTGATTCTTGAAATGGGTGCTTTATCAAAAGTGACCGGTGACCCTAGGTATGAATCTGCAGCTTTGCGAGCCCTTCGTAAGCTATGGAGCATGCAGAGTTCATTACGTTTATTTGGAACCACATTAGATGTGGAAACTGGGGAATGGATTGAATTTTCATCAGGTATTGGAGCAG GGGTTGATTCCTTTTATGAGTATCTACTTAAAGCTCATATCCTATTCGGGAAGGAGGACTTTTGGAGAATGTTTAATTCTGCTTATGTTGCTGTGCAGAAATATTTCAGACATGGTCCTTG GTATCATGAAGCTGATATGAGAACAGGAAAAGCAACTTACTGGCAGCTTACAAGTCTTCAAGCATTTTGGCCTGGTCTACAG GTTCTTATTGGGGATATCACAGCCGCCAATTCATCTCACCGTGAGTTCTTCCATGTGTGGAAGAGATTTGGTGTGCTACCTGAGCG GTATTTGCTGGACCACCGGATGATTCACCCTACTGAAAAATATTATCCGTTACGTCCTGAACTCGCCGAGTCAACATTCTATTTATATCAAGCAACTAAAG ATCCATGGTATATTGAAGTGGGTGAAACAATAGTTAATTCCCTTAATCTATACACCAAAGTAGAAGGTGGTTTTGCAAGCGTCAAGGATGTGACAACTATGCAGTTGGAAGATCATCAACATAGTTTTTTTCTTGCTGAAAC GTGCAAATATTTATATCTCCTATTTGATGATTCGTTTGTACATGAGACTAACTATGTATTTACCACCGAAGGGCATCCCCTTCCTGTACTAAACGCATGGCATGAGAAGCTTCCAGAAACTTATATTCCTACTAATTGGACTTTCATGAag AGACAACCAGCAGCGAGTCGAATCAGTTCAATGTCTTTGCAAGTTTGCCCTGCCATCACATTGAAATCAGGCCAACACATTGAGAGTGCATGCCACATCCCTGATGCGCGTAGTGATTATAGATGTTTGACTGACGAAGATTGTGGAGTCGATTCCACGACATGTACACGAAGATCTTGTAGCATGGCTGGTTATTGTGGATTATGGATCTTTTAA